GAGCGGTGAGTAATGATTTTGATACAacgttcatttatttatttattttgttttggaagaCCAACagcatttacaaataaaatctatCATACACATATAAACATACACAAACCATCACCTAGCCACCATCTACGCGTCACCCCATCACCAATCCATCTTCTATCTGTTAATATGCAAATGCCATTATCCCACATTCGTCTTGCCTTGTTTTGCAtacataaatgatttaatatccATCCATTACCTATTCGTCAAATATCTATAGcctatctaaaaaaaaaactgtcctGCATCATCATGATAATAAGAAATATctttatctaatttaatttaaattgttattcattTCAGATTCTACAACTACAGATGAACAACGAAAACTATCATTATGTGTTCACATCGTTTGTaagtaaaaatcatttaaataattgtttaaaaaaatcaatttataaatctAAGGAAGTTATATGTCCCAaaccaatataaaatattttattaacagcaCGTACAAAATGCGTATTAAATTCCAAGAAAGacaattaaataatgcaacggtttacctacgcgtatttatcgggatcgcccaactagtttcggacccaaacgtccttaattatgagctgacccGATCGCAAACCGAAAAacacgcatgagtaaaccgttgcatcgtttaataatgaatcattctcacgacagttaggTACTATCAAAATGCGGAAatattcctcttcgacaagtgacgtgactttgacttgtcagttccatacatttgagtgattcgtcagcgttagagAGGAGACATGTAACTTGTCTGCAGGCGTACAGGTctatatacaatttaatatttatttccttcCATAATAAACgcattgacgacctccgtggaccgactagctctgaggtcccgggttcgatccccggttgggtcaatgtaaaaattcacatttctacattgtctcgggtctgggtgtttgtggtgccttcgttgtatctgaattccataacacaagtgcttcagcaacttactttgggttcagaacaatgtatgtgatgttgtccacatttatttattatttattttattttattatttacttaggaAGCGGATATAGGTGGGCGAAACTaagtgctgtccaatgtaatctgatcttcaaaaagtgctacttagtaacCTAAATTGAATATAGTAAGGCCTAccagacgagataaagaatgtaaacaaatttttaggggttcataacatttttatttgaataaactattataaaattcgaattttgacaaaattgaaggaatgaacttgttcacaacatggcggactaaatgttgacaactgccgtactgactgcttgtaccacgaaacacataacgacagctgtcatcgaccaactcacgccataactgcgtacgagtgataaggacagggataataatccctcgctatcgcaatgtaactcagtaacggtccgcttgtttacattgtttatctcgtctcgttggccttacaaATGACTTTCCATTTTGAGTTCATATAAAGACCTTTCTTTTTCCTTTCATCCAGGACTTTGAACTATTCGACATGGAAGACTTTTACTATAACAGAGTGAATATGAGTGGATGGAGGCTAGTGGACAGGGATTCTGATAAGGTGAAGGAGTCCCTTCAGGTTATGGAGAAGTTCCATCCAATAGGAGCTTCTATACTTAGCGGGGGACATATTAAGGTAAGCATGTTCTTCCTCTCTgacaacctccgtggtcgagaagcgtacgtaccggtttcaaggtgtcgttaactctgaggtcccgggtccgatcctcggtcgggtcaatgtaaaaattcacatttctacattgtctcgggtctgggtgtttgtggtaccttcgttgtatctgaattccataacacaagtgcttcagcaacttactttgggttcagaatgACGCATGTGATGTGGTACgcaatccaaaaaaaataataagtgggacaaaaacaaaaaaaacaaattctccCACGTTTTatcactcacttttcttgtttgtttgtcgttggatttttgcaactcaattttgaggcacttcccgataagctagcaggctgaaattttcagggtagcttcaaacccggtGACAATGtgatttacaactataaaaaacagCTGggccgattttgatgaaattttaatggtgtgacgtttaaaacgttttagatattttaaatctattatttttatttagttactaaCTTTTGTCCGCGACTCTTTCCGCGTGGACTGAGAGACAGAGaaggacagacggacagattgAGTAACGTTCGCGGTACGTTTATTTCGTTAATGACTCAACTAAacttggcagggatgaagatttcttttttgacgcatcatttgtgtgatccacgaatgcttatcctgagtctgtgtgtctttgtgcacgagatttgtatgtttgtaaaacccaccgcgacacaagaattaaattccttatagCGTAtgtcgattaaaaaaatatttcttcaaatttCAGACAGAACCAGCCCTCCTATATGATGCTGTCCAGGTGTTGTCCCAAGCCCTGGCCATCACGGAGGACATTAGGCCCGGGAATGTCTCCTGTGACAAGGATACACCTTGGACCCACGGGAAAGCGCTATACGATAATATTAATTCggtgagttttaattaaattttgcttttaatgaTAGATGGAGTGCTTTTTCTTCCAACCGACTAAAATACAGAGGTTGTTCTCAAtgcgtctgtatttttttttattgatgggtggagtgtaatttttttttaattgacttgaAAAACCAggatgcattttatttattaatactgtactgtatttttattctttttaatttaacctgaAATTTTTGGCATTTGGTTCTATAAAAAATTATCAAGTTAATACAGAACAAACTAAATTCAAATGCTTTAATCAgtttgggagctatgatgccacataTAGTCAGACAGGTAGTCAGACAGATAGTcggagagacagacagacagccaCATAGACAGACAAAtgaaagacagatagacagagagACAAATTGACATACGGTCAGACAGAAAGATAGTTAGGCATAGAGAGAAAGACAGCCAAACTGATAGACAAACAGCTAAGTAAAACCAAGACAGACCGATACACAGACCTTTGAAACTTACAACAACCACCTATTTCTCACttagataaaaaaacactctatcCCCGCCACATGTCCCCCCAGATCCAGGCGCACGGTCTGACGGGCCCCATCAGCTTCAGGGCGGGCGTCCGCGCGGACGTGGCGCTGCAGCTGGTGCggctgcgcggcggcgagcgcggcgggcCCGCGCTGGCCGGCCGCTGGGGCGCGCGCGAGGGCCTCGTGCTCACCGACCCTGCCGCCTACACCAGGGACCCGCCGCCTAATGTCACGCTCACTGTCGTTACTGTTGAGGTGAGTTTATGGGTATAAgatactagctgctgcccgcgactctGTCCGTGTTTTTTAGTAATCCTGCATCCATCGTCCTGCATCTATCATTCTGCATCCATCATCTATCAACTAGCATCCATCATCCTGCATCTGTAATTTTGCATCCATCATCGAGCATTCATCTTGCTGCATCCATCATCCAGcatcctgcatccatcatcTTGCTAACAGACCCCGCGGCTTACACGAGGGACCTGCCGCCTAATGTCACGCTCACTGTGGTTACTGTTGAGATGAGTTTGTATACATGATGATGGAAGCAAGATTCCTATATCCAATAGGAATCTTGCTTCTATCATTCTGCATTCATCATCCATTATCCTACGTCCATCATCCATCATCCCACATCCACCACCCACCATCCACCACCCATCGTCTCACATCCATCACCCACCATCAATCACCCATCATCTCACATCCATCATCCTGCTTCCCACATCCATGATCCTGCATCCAGGATCCATCATCACGCTCACTGACCCCGCCGTCTAACGTCTCTCTCACTGTTGTTACTGTTGAGGTGAGTTCATGTCACGTGATGATTCTCAGTCACCTTAGGCGAGTCGGGGAATTCGATAATTTCAAAATGAATTGGAAAGTGGAAAACTAATTATAGGCATGAGGAATCTCAATGAGGAAAACTAATTATGTGCCTACCTTACGCGGTATTGCAAATACAAAAACTCAGAAAGAAAATCTAGTCGCATGGAAAATAAggacaacattttaaaattctaaatcaTCACTTTTTAGGATCGGTCCcacaaaaatgtttcttttgtcgctattattttttcaatatttagacATAcgatcaaattaataataataagaccatctttaattaaacaagatCTTTTCATTAACCCCTTTCCAGGAGAAGCCCTACGTGATGGTAAAAGAAGGCTGGAATCTCCAAGGCAACGCTCGTTTCGAAGGCTTCTGCATCGACCTGCTTGCCCGGGTGGCCGCCAGGGCCGGCTTCCACTACCGGCTACGACTTGTCCCGGACAATATGTACGGGGCACGGGATCCCGATACCGGGCATTGGAATGGCATCGTCAGAGAGCTCATGGATAGGGTGAGTtggtaatttatgtaaaaagaaaagaaataagcAAGTCAGgaatttattgtatttcattgcgcggatagccgagtggttgaggtcaccaagccaaatcCACGCGCGAGCCGCGGGTTCAATCTCCGTCTACGAAAGAGTTTGTGTGCGGTCCGCAAATGCTTGTACCGAGTCCGGGTGTCTTTTTTCATCaactttgttattgtttttgaaatccCTGTGACACAGGTGTTATCTTTCGGCAggaatcctttttttttgtaatgccCAACAGTTACAatgttcacattgtggaatgcacaCTATTGAAAACATACCTCCTGAAATTAAGGACTTTATCCTCGTGTCGTGGGGGTTAaacacaaagacactcagactaaAACGTAacttaaatgcggacaacatcacacacattgttctgaacccaaagtaagttgctaaagcacttgtgttatggaattcagatacaaagaaggtaccacaatcacccagacccgagacaatgtagaaatgtgaatttttacattgacccgaccagggatcgaacccgggacctcagagctagcgacaccttgaaaccggtgcgtacgccactcgaccacggaggtcgacaaaactcagaacaagcattcgtgtatcacacattTTTGTGTAACAAACCAGGATGGCTTGGTGGAATATACTTAGTTTTTGATAATTTACCGGCTGACACCAAGGTATTACCTAAACCCATCGTATCATTTTGCCACTCATTTTGCATAACCGaattcaactaagtaccagtgttttacaaggactgcctatctgacctcctcaacccagttaccatgGCAACACGATATGATTCTacaactgaaaaatatattccttTCAGAAAGCAGATATAGCCGTAGCGTCCATGACCATAAACTACGCCCGGGAGGCTGTCATAGACTTCACGAAGCCTTTCATGAATCTCGGCATTGGAATACTTTTTAAGGTAACTTTTCTAGATGTATAAGTAGTATTTTTccatgaaaattttctttttgattatgaaaaatttatttgttattttaaatacaaaatttagtCTGGATTTAGATCTTGATCTTTGGAGCTGGATTCGAATTTGggacttatttatattatttaacttttcacgtctatctagttttttttttgagaataattattttaactgaaTGTTAACAATCTATGAACAAGTTACAGGGTCGATCCCAATCACAGGCACAGTACGAACGccactttttttaattctactttttaaattattctaagacaccactgacaaacgttGAAGGCTGTGAACGgtgaaacctggattccaagtATTGGATGACAATCTCCCGCAGTGaactagcatggtgatcaatgctcaacgCTTCCTTATACAAAAAGAGGCCTCTAAAGGAGGATTTATAAACGCATTTTAGATGAAACCCTATATTATATCCActacttatgtatttttctcTAACTCCCAGGTACCGACCTCCCAGCCGACCCGTCTCTTCAGCTTCCTGAACCCGCTCGCGATAGAGATCTGGTTGTACGTGCTGGCTGCCTACATCCTGGTCTCCTTCACACTCTTCGTGATGGCCAGGTTTTCGCCTTACGAATGGTGAGTAGATAATAGGTCGTAGCAGGCCGTAGTAGGTCGTAGCGGGTCGTAGCATGCTGAAGTGGGGTGAAAATGGTTGTATTGGGTCGTACTGGGTCTTAGTATCGCGTAGCAAGATGAAGTGGTGTGAAATAGATCGTTTTAGGTCGGAGCATGATGAAGTGGGGTAAAATTCGCTGTAGCGAGACAAAGCGCGACGTACCGGACTGCAGTGTTGGCAGTACGACATTAGTGGTAGTGGGCAGTAAGGCAAGATATAAAGATATGTATCGTGTCGTAGAGCGTCGTAGCAATAAATTGTGAGTTCATATGTAGGGTAGACATGAACATGGTTCGACACTAATGTCCAATTACTTCTTTTGTCGAGCCTGTGATAAGATACGTCACTCTCGAATAAATCTGTTCAGCCATGAAAGGCGTTGTATCACAGACACTACCACATAAATCGTCTACAATATACGAAAAAGCCGTTGAATGTAAGCTAAAGAATTCAATTCGTAGCACGTCGTAGCAGATTATAGGAGTGTTTCTCGCTCTCTCCTCTTCCTCACTCTAAAACGAAATGCACCATAACTCCCTCGGAAGGCAACTATAAAACTCTTTTTCATCCAAACCGCTTTATTTAACATAACTCTTACTTCCCCACCAGGTCAACCAGCACCCACATATGCGGTCACGAGACCAAACTCCTGACGAACCAGTTCAGCGTGTGCAACTCGTTCTGGTTCATCACGGGGACGTTCCTGAGACAGGGATCCGGGTTGAATCCTAAGGTGAgtctgaatttttttttaataattggctCTTGGTATTAAAGATAAGGATAGGAGGGACGTGAAGGGCATAAGAGAATGGCGTAAACAAAGCGAGGAAAGCACGCCGTGGTGTAGATCACCACGTAAAATCTACTGTGCGCTACGAGTCATGGATTCGAACTCCGCGTAGGGCAAGCGTCATGGATCAcgcatgtgacttgaaggtTTTACAATTATTCAATCTACATGCACAACTACACAACTCGGGataagcattcgttgatcacataTTATGCTTGTTCTATGCGCGGATTGAACCTACCCTTTGTTAAGCCATTATATTGTGGATACGCGTCACATTCTCCTtaactcaatactcaatacgtttattgcattccacaatgtgaacttaggtggtaagataaattagttttggagcattgtgggcccggttgggcataacaaaaataaaaatttagagGAGAGCTATTAATCATATGTATCGCTGGAGAATGCACCTGTATACCCTCCTCTTTCTTGGGAAGGAACGAGTAGAATCAGACTCTTTCTGACTGGACCAAAACCGTCGTAAAACGTCTCCCTCATTTCAAGTCACCAAGCTTATTCCTAGCTTATTTTTACCATCTTCTATCGCCTGTAGAACCTGAACCTCTTTGTCCCCCAGGCGACGTCGACCCGCATAGTGGGCGGTATCTGGTGGTTCTTCACGCTGATCATCCTGTCGTCGTACACGGCGAACCTGGCCGCCTTCCTCACGGTGGAGCGCACAGTGTTGCCCATACAGAGCGCCGCCGACCTCGCCGCGCAGTCCGCCATACACTACGGGACCCTGAACGGAGGGTCGACTATGTCTTTCTTCAGGGTAaggatgttaaaaaaataaatctgtgaaaaatattaacaattagtttttagaatttgattttttaagttCAATTTTTTGGAGCATGAATTAATGAagtggcattaaaataaatgatttgagcTTTTCGATCTCAACTAATTAGTATTACCTATTTTGATTCGCTCTTCAAGCTAAATGCTTGGAATAATTTGAAGTGTAATTTTTTCACTTGCATAAGTAAGCGTAATCCACTTCCACTGGAAGAAACTTAtcgtcatcatcctagccttttcctaactatgttggggtcggctaccagtccaaccggtttcagctaagtaccagtgtttcacaaggagcgactgcctatctgtcctcctcaacccagttacctgggcgacacgataccccttagttagactggttgtcagacttttcaagcttctgactacctgtaacgaccgtcaaagatgtaagaataacagccgggacccacaatttaacgtgccttccgaaacacggatggAAGAAACTTATATAAAacctatataaaaaatatatgttgctTATATGTATAATGGCATACTGAATAATTTTTGAAGGGTTTATTGTATGTATctcatatattattatccaaaCCTGCCATCAAGCATCAcgctttaaaacaatataattaaaaagtaaatttggTGTGGTCTGCCATGGGACAGGCCTTTATTCATATGCGTATTGAGATAGGCTGATaaagatgaagatgatgattataatgatgatcatgaaaaaccattttttttgctGTGAGTGGCTGATGAAGAAGacgatgatgatgttgatgatgattttttttatcctcACCAGGACTCAAAAATAGATATCTATCAGAAGATGTGGGTCCACATGTCGAGCGCGTCCCCACCGGCGCTGGTCTCCTCCTACGAGGAGGGAGTGAGGAGGGTCCTGGCTGGAAACTACGCCTTCCTCATGGAGTCCACCATGCTAGACCACAGGGTCCAGAGGGACTGTAACCTGACGCAAATTGGGGGGCTATTGGATTCGAAGGTAAATTCTTGGTCAGGGTAGaagcacaaaaataaaatggaaattttgGTCATGTTACCAGAAGCAAAAAATTTGGAAAAGCTGGTCAAATGGGAGGCGGGTTTGCAATAAGGGTTCcgttcaaataacaaaaaatggaTCCTGTAGCAACATTTTGGGTTCCGTGAAAATGACTGAAAATGGGATCCATtcaatttatgaccgtaataaCCAAAGACAATGTCTAAGACAAAACGTTTATTTGCAAAATTCAAACTTAATTAACTGACAACTGAACTATTGGTTAAGCAAAGGATTATACACTTATACAGTCATCAATTTCATtactaataattttcttttcgtaAGGGAGTTCCATAATTCAAAGACGCAtttgaacaattttatataatacctTAGAtacttcataatatatttgttcaCAAAATACGTTTGTCCCCTAAAATGTACAACATGACTGAATTCCAGGGTTACGGCATAGCCACTTGGAAAGGCAGTCCGTGGAGAGACAAGATATCCCTTGCTATACTAGAATTACAAGAAAAGGGGGTcatacaaatattgtatgacaAATGGTGGAAGAACACGGGAGATGTGTGCAACAGAGACGGGAAGGATAGTAAAGCTAATCCTCTGGGAGTACAAAATATTGGTGAGttcagtatttttgtaatattatataacaCAACTTTAActtaacgccatctagtctcaaactaaccAAAGCTCTATAATGAGTACGGTTTTTAGTCTTAAAAACAACTCTAATGTCGTGTTACGggtagtttcacaaacattcaagtcacatgcacaaagacacccagactcaggacaagcattcgtggatcacacaaatgcttgtcctacgaggggATCGAAGCTGCGACTCAGTGCGCGCTGTAGGTTTGGGTTGGTGAATACATGAAAATTGTAGATTAATTACACAGACACAGATaaaatgatcgtgctcgtcacacaaacattagtCTTGGGTGGGTATTAAACCAGGCTCACGAATCAGTAGACGAACACACAGACACTATGGGCAggccagtttaaaaaaaatgtgtcaaattttgtcaatacattttcaattatgtGGACTTTTTAGTTTAAAGATTAGGTAATCTTTACGCAATGTGAAACCAgtttatgtttttcaaaagattttccaCGTCATTCAATAACTCAGTCAAGAAAAAGCTACAAATAAGGTGTTAAAAGCTTCAAAACATAAAGTTTCAACACACTActgcttttatttattcatttaaacttCCATGGACAATAGTCGAACGTTAGGCAGACTTAATTTTAGCTTTGAAcgtttttctaatttaaaaccgtttatttttgtgtctttttgccctaacaataaaatcaaaaatcattaaTCATCTTGCAGGCGGTGTATTCGTGACGCTACTATGCGGCCTAGCTTTAGCGATAGTGGTAGCCATCCTGGAGTTCTGTTGGAACACCAAGAAGAACGCGACACAGGGACGACAGTCACTCTGCAGTGAGATGGGACAGGTATGTCTTACTCCCGTTCCCGAGATCtcaggtacaagggaagggtgaagcactccggtggttttagccggtaggagtccggtaTACCTCTTCGCCTTCCCCAGAgtggagaaagtccatgaggaatTCCCTCTTTCTCAGAGTCTGTTGTCCAAAAGTAAAGGAGTCCAGGGGTATGAAGGGGGGTATTGTTGACCAAAGTCAAAGGTAAAAGAAATCACGCGCGAattggcaaaaaataaaatgttgcatctacttaatgtacttttttatttgttttatcggAGTATCTTTAAAGGCATAGGTAGCTACagttttagaaaaagaaaattgactCATGTATAAAAGGGCGTAGCGCCTCGTAGCGGGTTGTAGCAAGTTGTAGCTTGTAGTAACGGGTAACGTTAGGGTATATATAAGAAAAGCGATCATTGCCGGGGTAATCGAAAGGAGTGAGTTGTAGTTAGACAAAGTAGGTTGTAGCAGATCGTAGCCAAACATATTCTAATGTACTAGAATGTAGCAGGTCCAAAACGCGGAAGGGGAAACTTCAGGTTTATTCAGTAAGTCATGAGGATTCCCCTGTTAAACCAAAAAAACGATGTAGTAGATCAAAAAGCAAAGCCTcgagccagagtcgcgcagagcataCGTGAGCGATCCCCTGGCTCTGATTCAGGCTGTTGAGGACACCTTGGCGTCTTTTAGCAAGAGACGGACATATTATCTACACCGTGCCTTCGACATGGGTTGAAGACATTTGCTTTTTACCTCGGTACAAGCATCAAAGTGAAGTCTTAAGGGTTACATATTGCTGGTAAAAACTTCTACCTTGCTCTAAGAGCCACCTTCTCCCCAGGAGTTGAGGACCGCGATGCGGGGCGGTTCCTCCAGCAGGACAGTCCTGCGGCCGGGCTGCTCGCGGTGCTCACCAGCCACGCACGTACCACCAGCGGCCTCGAGATACGAGGTTAGGCAGGTATGGAGTTTAGATGCAGTTGAAATATTCTGTTTATTAGATAAGGTATTTGAATAGATTAgatgtttaaatgttttgtgtatttcatatttagttAAGTTTTGTGTTGTAAATGTTGAGTATTCTTAGACGGGCATGGTTTGTggtaaaatttgttaaaatttgacAAGCTTAGAGATCATCgcctatttttaattacaaacatgtAAATTTTTGCGACATTATACACTCATAGCATCGCAAGAAATGATGCATCGATAGACTTTCGTCATTCAGGCGAACTTGCATTTATA
The DNA window shown above is from Trichoplusia ni isolate ovarian cell line Hi5 chromosome 26, tn1, whole genome shotgun sequence and carries:
- the LOC113505633 gene encoding glutamate receptor ionotropic, kainate 2 codes for the protein MRRCWRWIVLMLNAVAALSPVVKIGAVFTEDARGGSTELAFKYAVYRINKERSLLPNSTLVYDIQYTSARDTFKTYKKACAQIQSGAVALFSGVGPLLGNTLDHMCSGLHAPHLTVGPYVHDNRNHSFTINLYPPRDIITKAFTEFLSFLNWTRMGVIYEDYGYGELNILDIAKDGRDMYAIRCHDAKEYRRSLAQLKAQNIEHIIVDTDPKRVRQLARAILQLQMNNENYHYVFTSFDFELFDMEDFYYNRVNMSGWRLVDRDSDKVKESLQVMEKFHPIGASILSGGHIKTEPALLYDAVQVLSQALAITEDIRPGNVSCDKDTPWTHGKALYDNINSIQAHGLTGPISFRAGVRADVALQLVRLRGGERGGPALAGRWGAREGLVLTDPAAYTRDPPPNVTLTVVTVEEKPYVMVKEGWNLQGNARFEGFCIDLLARVAARAGFHYRLRLVPDNMYGARDPDTGHWNGIVRELMDRKADIAVASMTINYAREAVIDFTKPFMNLGIGILFKVPTSQPTRLFSFLNPLAIEIWLYVLAAYILVSFTLFVMARFSPYEWSTSTHICGHETKLLTNQFSVCNSFWFITGTFLRQGSGLNPKATSTRIVGGIWWFFTLIILSSYTANLAAFLTVERTVLPIQSAADLAAQSAIHYGTLNGGSTMSFFRDSKIDIYQKMWVHMSSASPPALVSSYEEGVRRVLAGNYAFLMESTMLDHRVQRDCNLTQIGGLLDSKGYGIATWKGSPWRDKISLAILELQEKGVIQILYDKWWKNTGDVCNRDGKDSKANPLGVQNIGGVFVTLLCGLALAIVVAILEFCWNTKKNATQGRQSLCSEMGQELRTAMRGGSSSRTVLRPGCSRCSPATHVPPAASRYEVRQSRSSSVELKELRWS